The following coding sequences are from one Lolium rigidum isolate FL_2022 chromosome 6, APGP_CSIRO_Lrig_0.1, whole genome shotgun sequence window:
- the LOC124663051 gene encoding putative calcium-binding protein CML23, whose translation MVSSAEFRRVFAAFDQDGDSKISEAELRLCMKAALGGDMSAEEVQALMATADTDGDGFLDEEEFVRLVEETAAGTQDEEGDRCREAFGMYVMEGRGCITPLSLKLMMSRLGLHLDVDECQAMIHRFDLNGDGVLNFDEFKTMMMMG comes from the coding sequence ATGGTTTCATCGGCTGAGTTCAGGCGCGTGTTCGCGGCGTTCGACCAGGACGGCGACAGCAAGATCTCCGAGGCTGAGCTGCGGCTCTGCATGAAggcggcgctcggcggcgacATGTCGGCGGAGGAGGTACAAGCTCTGATGGCGACCGCAGACACCGATGGCGACGGGTTTCTGGACGAAGAGGAGTTTGTGAGGCTGGTGGAAGAGACGGCGGCCGGTACTCAAGACGAAGAGGGAGACAGGTGCAGGGAGGCGTTCGGGATGTACGTGATGGAAGGGAGAGGCTGCATCACGCCGCTGAGCCTGAAGCTGATGATGAGCAGGCTGGGCTTGCACCTGGACGTCGACGAGTGCCAGGCGATGATACACAGGTTCGATCTGAACGGAGATGGTGTGCTCAACTTCGACGAgttcaagaccatgatgatgatgggATGA
- the LOC124667735 gene encoding protein PAT1 homolog 1-like, producing MLGVEADSGGGGGASSSSAADSFDAGQYAFFGKEPREGLELGCLEVDGGHANGGGFSGAEEGLYRLSSVGEEIDNLSNLSDVDDLASTFAKLNRTVSGTRNPGVIGDRRSISRGSSLTVDWAEDAEFPNYQDILENEEFQDGKRWWSQSHSMVQPGDSKPLSRTTSYPQQPLQHRLSEPITAPKSPPFTSFPPPGGRSPYPAQGLTRHGSIPSFGAGVQMGSPSMQLPGSPYNMVGLPHGLPYGGSMPFGGPNLHVSNPMQNDWSNQANLFSGEHLNLLPNLLQKQISLPNNPMSSLLFSQQQQRLAQLQPSHQNYLNIPPHLFYHHHPPEMTGRFESATSLPSSRDKRSRSGRGKHSLRFSQPPSDTTGTQNGESGGLKFRSKYMSSEEIESILRMQHSASHSSDPYVVDYYHQACIAKKGTSTKQKTNFAPTSMKDLPSKSRSSGDQHAYLQVDALGRVSFSSIRRPRSLLEVDLPSSGEGSHDQKSSVRSLEKEPMLAARVTVEDAIGLLLEVEDIDRLLQSSQAQENSFQLRRRRQVLLEGLAASLQMVDPLGPSKSAQSSGLALKDDIVFLRIVSLPKGRKLLARYLRLVVPGSELTRIVCMAIFRHLRFLFGGLPSDSSAAETTVALAKTVSSCVHHMELGALSACLAAVVCSSEQPPLRPLGSSAGDGASLIIKSVLDRATELLTDQNTVSSYTPSNRALWQASFDAFFGLLTKYCLSKYESILQMFVMQTSGSVIGSEASRATSREMPVELLRASLPHTNEQQRQMLLDFAQRTTPASSFNPPGASGHITSESVPG from the exons ATGCTGGGCGTCGAGGcggacagcggcggcggcggcggcgcctcctcctcctccgccgcag ATAGTTTTGACGCGGGGCAGTACGCCTTCTTCGGGAAGGAGCCGCGCGAGGGGCTCGAGCTCGGATGCTTGGAGGTTGACGGTGGCCATGCCAATGGCGGTGGATTCAGCGGGGCGGAAGAGGGGCTGTACCGCCTCTCCTcggttggagaagag ATTGATAATCTAAGCAACTTGTCGGACGTCGATGATCTTGCGAGCACTTTCGCTAAG TTGAACCGAACAGTTAGTGGAACACGGAATCCTGGTGTTATTGGTGACAGACGATCCATCTCAAGAGGAA GTTCTTTAACTGTTGATTGGGCTGAGGATGCAGAATTTCCGAATTATCAGGATATATTAGAAAATGAGGAATTCCAGGATGGTAAAAGATGGTGGTCGCAGTCACATTCTATGGTGCAGCCAGGGGACTCTAAACCATTAAGCCGAACAACCTCCTATCCTCAGCAGCCACTGCAGCACCGTTTAAGTGAACCTATCACAGCACCAAAGTCTCCTCCATTTACCTCGTTTCCACCTCCAGGTGGCAGATCACCGTATCCTGCTCAAGGTCTTACACGTCATGGGAGCATTCCATCATTTGGAGCGGGAGTACAGATGGGTTCTCCGAGCATGCAGCTGCCAGGTTCTCCGTATAATATGGTTGGATTACCTCATGGACTACCATATGGAGGAAGCATGCCTTTTGGTGGTCCTAATCTGCATGTAAGCAATCCAATGCAAAATGACTGGTCCAACCAGGCCAACCTGTTCAGCGGGGAGCACCTTAATCTACTGCCAAACTTATTACAGAAACAAATATCACTTCCGAATAACCCAATGTCATCACTGCTATTCTCTCAGCAACAGCAGAGATTGGCGCAGCTCCAACCATCACATCAGAATTACCTGAATATACCACCCCATCTGTTCTACCACCATCATCCCCCAGAGATGACAGGCAGGTTTGAATCTGCTACAAGTCTTCCTTCATCAAGagacaagagatcacgatcaggaAGGGGAAAACACAGTTTGCGTTTTTCTCAACCACCGTCTGATACCACTGGTACTCAGAATGGTGAGAGTGGTGGACTAAAGTTCAGATCCAAGTACATGTCATCTGAAGAGATTGAGTCTATCCTAAGAATGCAGCACTCAGCAAGTCACAGCAGTGATCCTTATGTTGTTGATTATTACCACCAAGCTTGCATCGCGAAAAAGGGTACTAGTACTAAGCAAAAGACAAATTTCGCCCCAACATCAATGAAAGATTTGCCTTCCAAGTCCCGGTCAAGTGGTGATCAGCATGCATATCTTCAGGTTGATGCTCTTGGGAGAGTTTCTTTCTCTTCCATACGCAGGCCTCGGTCTCTTCTTGAAGTTGACCTTCCTTCATCAGGTGAGGGTTCTCATGATCAGAAGTCTTCTGTGAGGTCTCTGGAGAAAGAACCAATGCTGGCAGCCAGGGTCACTGTTGAAGATGCCATTGGtcttcttcttgaggtggaagaTATTGACAGGCTCCTGCAGTCTAGCCAGGCACAGGAGAACAGTTTCCAACTGAGGCGAAGGCGACAAGTCCTCCTTGAAGGTCTAGCTGCATCACTTCAGATGGTCGACCCTCTTGGTCCTAGCAAGTCTGCTCAATCATCTGGTTTAGCCCTGAAGGATGATATTGTCTTCCTTCGCATTGTTTCTCTTCCCAAAGGACGTAAGCTTCTGGCTCGTTACCTCCGACTTGTTGTCCCTGGAAGTGAGTTGACGAGGATTGTATGCATGGCTATTTTCCGACATCTGAGGTTCTTGTTTGGGGGTTTACCATCAGATTCGAGTGCAGCAGAGACAACAGTTGCTCTGGCAAAGACTGTTTCGTCTTGTGTTCACCATATGGAGCTCGGCGCTCTTAGTGCTTGCCTTGCTGCAGTAGTCTGTTCATCTGAACAGCCACCTCTCCGTCCTCTTGGTAGCTCTGCTGGTGATGGGGCTTCTCTTATTATTAAATCAGTACTGGATCGAGCAACTGAATTACTGACTGATCAGAATACTGTATCCAGCTATACCCCGTCAAACAGAGCTCTCTGGCAGGCATCATTCGACGCTTTCTTTGGGCTTCTGACAAAATACTGTCTCAGTAAGTATGAAAGTATTCTGCAGATGTTTGTCATGCAGACATCGGGCTCTGTCATTGGATCCGAAGCCTCCCGAGCAACTAGCAGGGAAATGCCAGTTGAACTACTACGCGCAAGCCTTCCTCATACAAACGAACAGCAACGCCAGATGCTGCTCGATTTCGCTCAGAGAACCACGCCAGCCAGCAGTTTTAATCCCCCTGGTGCTAGTGGACACATCACTTCTGAATCAGTTCCTGGTTGA
- the LOC124660546 gene encoding putative calcium-binding protein CML23 — MVASAKFRRVFAAFDQDGDGKISETELRLCMKAALGGDMSAKEVQALMATADTDGNGFLDEEEFVRLVEETAAGSQDEEGDRCREAFGMYVMEGRGCITPLSMKLMMSRLGLHLDVDECQAMIRRFDLNGDGVLTFDEFKTMMLI, encoded by the coding sequence ATGGTTGCCTCGGCTAAGTTCAGGCGCGTGTTCGCGGCGTTCGACCAGGACGGTGATGGCAAGATCTCCGAGACTGAGCTTCGCCTCTGCATGAAGGCGGCGCTTGGCGGCGACATGTCTGCCAAGGAGGTGCAAGCTCTGATGGCGACCGCGGACACGGACGGCAACGGGTTTCTGGACGAAGAGGAGTTCGTGAGGttggtggaagagacggccgCCGGTAGTCAAGACGAAGAGGGAGACAGGTGCAGGGAGGCGTTCGGGATGTACGTGATGGAAGGGAGAGGCTGCATCACGCCACTGAGCATGAAGCTGATGATGAGCAGGCTGGGCTTGCACCTGGACGTCGACGAGTGTCAGGCCATGATCCGCAGGTTCGACCTCAACGGAGACGGGGTGCTCACCTTTGACGAGTTCAAGACCATGATGCTGATATGA